The sequence GGACTCATCAGTGATGGAGGAGTTGCCGTTGCGACGAGGAGCGCGCGGTCTGCCCCAGAAAATCCGTACTCAAGCTGGAAAACTACGAACCCGCCTGAAAAACATTAATCGACCGACTTTCACCCTTCCTATGCACGACCGAAGACACAAATCATCCCCAAAAATCCACTCGGACCGGTCCAAGTCCGACAAATCTAAATCCCGATCATCCGACAAGTCTTCAACCTTGGAGCGAGCCTCCAAGGCATCCTCGACAGACAAACGAACCCGAATGGAGCGAATACGCGCCTCACTACCCGACCGTCCAAGATTTTCATTGGACAAATCAAGATTCTCTTTGCCCGACAGACCCAAGTTCAATTTTTCTCAGCGGAAATTCCACCTGCCAGAGCGtccgaaaataaatttaccgaGAATACCATCGCGGTCCAGCTTCCGAATGCCAAGTTTACCTGGACGTCGACGAGCTCCAACTCTAGCTGAGCAGCAGCGCCAGTACAGCAACGAATCAAACGCGGGCTCGCGTAAAAACATTTTCGACTTCTCGACAGTCCCTCGACTGTTTGACAGAAAGTCTAAAGCCCGAGATTACACGACTTCTTCCCCGAAAGAATCCCGAGCCTCGTCGTCAGGAGCCACCGAGAGCGCGACTCTTCCACGAGCTAAAAAGCCAAAGGCCTCATTTGGCAGCAGGTGGACTCAGCGTTTTACCGACATTAAATTCGCTGACGATGATGAGGATCCTCCAGCTTCGATCGACCGGGAAAAACCCTGGCAGCAAGCGGCGCTCGAGAAACCCCGGCTCTCGTTACGGGGTCAAGAGTCTCTCGAGGGGTCCGAACCGCCAGCCTGGGAAGAGTCTGAGGAACATCGGAAAACTCAAGAGTTTTACCGTTGCCAGTTTCGAGTACCCAGTGCAGAGCGAGAAGAAGAGCCAGAGCTAGAACTAGAAGAGGGAGAGCTAGAGCAAGAAAAAACTAAACAACCTCACCGACACAAGCACCAAGAAGTTATGCAAAAAATCATGAGCCGCGGGGGTAAAATATTCCGCGGGGACTCCGAAGACTCGTACGAACCCCCGCAAATCGATCCTCGGCTGTACGGCGACCAGAACATCGCTCTCGAAGACTCCGGAGGCAGCAAAGAAAGGGATTTATATCGAGTGGCGTTTCAACCCGTGGACCCTCGAGACTACAAAAAAGAACATGCAAGAGACAGAGAAAAAATTGAGGCTTCGCTGGAGCTCGATCCGGGGGAACAAGAGGAGGAAGAAATTGACGAAGAGGAGCTGGAGGAGGAgcaggaggaggaggaggaggaggaagAAGAGATCGAAGTTGAAGAGGAGATTGAAGAAAATATAGAACAGTCTAGTGAACTTGAAGAGGACGTGTCAGCTCGTTCTGATCGAGAGCAACAGGCTTCGAGTGGGAGCTCCTGTGATCGTCGTCGTCGCGGAGTTATTGAAGAAATAGATTCTGATGAATTTTTCTTACGCGCGAAAGGTATCAGTCAGGATGATATGCATGTCGGGAGGTATTTGACCAGCGAAATACGCGACGCGCTGAGAACTTCTGAGCAGCTTCCTAAGCCTCCTCCTCAAAGACCACAAAGGACTCGCTCGATGAGAAAACGTGAATCTATTGAGTCTTACGATGTACCACCCACCAGACCTAAACGGCGCAGCCAGGAATCTGACTTTGACCCCCGAATCCTTGATAATGATGACAGCTTCTCAGAGTCCAGGCATAGAATCGTCTACCACGCAGAATCAGCGCCGTTAGATTTGAACAAGGAGGAGGAACCACTGGATGACATTGTCGTGGTGAAGCCGATGAGAAGGAAATCTCGAACTTCAAGAAGTTCTTCGAGGGTTCCTTCAGATCCTATAAAAGAATTTTGTCCGGAACTACCGATTCCACCGGCAGTTCCTAAAAGAAGAAAGCGACATGTTCATGACAAGGAAATTCATTTTCGCGTAAATGGAATTGATTCGTGCAATGGACACGACATGAATATCAGTGTTGATACCGCGGATGAGGCAAAACCGAGGCCCAAGTCGGAACCGATAAAGCCGTCGAGAGTTCCTAGTCATGAGACAATCAGTATCACGTCGAAGGTTGACGAAGAGGAATACATCGAGCCAGCTCCGATACCTCCGAAGAGACACTCGCGCTCCAGAACTACCTCGATCATTCAAGATGACGACAGAACCTCTCGAGAAGCCGACTCGATACCCGATCTGGGATACGATATCGAGGAAATGCAGCTCGACGAGCCTCCTGGGTACGCGGTTATTGAAAAACGCGAAAAACCTCCAAGACCTCCTCCGCCACGTAAGAAACGCAAAGACAAGTTTGCTACGCTTCCAAGGTCCAATGGAGCGCCGGTTAGACCAATCAGAAATTACAGCACGCTGAGACCAAGATCCAGGACTCCGTCGGTCGGCTCCAAGACTCCGTTGGAAGATGATGTCACCCCGTATGTAGAAATTGAGTCAGATGAAGAGCACAAAAATCTTCTCAGTGGAGAAGTGCTGAACAAAATGGCCAGCAGACCTCTACCAGCTCCTCCACGACCTCCAAGGTCAAGAAAGGATAAAACCAAGgttggtttaaaaaataaattttttaaaattaattttatgattttaacaaatattttcttttttaggtGGAAGCAGAGTTTGGAGGTGATCTAACAGAAGCTTACGCTTCGACACAAACTGATCCGCTGCCAGATGACATGGTAATTGAAGAAGAGATCACCCAGGCAAAGCTGGTAGTCGCTCCCTCGAATTCTGGCTCTCAGATAATGGTTTCCATGGAGAGAATTCCAAGTCCTGCGTACTTTAGAGGCGTCACTGCAATTTCTCATGAAAGAATTCCCAGTCCTCAAGAATTTTACACAAGGTCATCCGCTATTTCCGAGCCCGACATCAGAGGCTCAAGAATCACTCCTGAGCGTGATCCAGAGCCTAAATCTCTACATCGGGTGCCTGATGTCCCACCTCTACCTCAAGCCAAAGAAGATAATGTCTCGTATTTAAGAAGTAAAAGTCCGTCGGTAACTCGAGAGATAATTCCCGAAAGACCCGAATCGAGGGTTGTAGGCCTAGAGGAGCTAGAAGAAAGACTGTCAGCTTTTCTCACCAATGAGACGCTAAAAATAGCAAGTCTTGAAGTCGCAGACCTCAAAGTTGACCGACTGAGTGTCTCGAGTCTTGAGGCACACAAAATAGCGGCTTCGGAAATAGACGCGGTGGTGGTTTCCGCGACAGAAATTGCTAACACCAGTGAAGAAGACCACACGATGCATCCGTCTTTGCTTGAAGAGCTGATCGCTATCAAAGCTCAGCTGGAGATGGTGTCCAACCAGGTCCAGGAGAGCCACGAGAAGGACAAAGAGCCCCATTCCGATTTCTCCCGAACAGAATCGACACTCAAGGATTATAAATTCACAATTGATTCGGGAGTTGAAGCTGATCATCTGCAGCTGGACTCGGTGAGCAAGACCACAGAAGCTCGGGCGATTTTTTCGACCCAAGGAGTAGAACGACCTCCTAGTTCAGTATCTTCCAGTGAGTCCAAGCCTAAGGAACCTGAGAAACCAAAACGGGCTAAAGATTTagagaaaattaaagaaaaagaaaaagaaaaagaaaaagagaaaGAAAAGGAAATAGAAATAGAAATAGAAAGATCGGGTTCAAACTCACCGGTAAGAATGTGCGTAAGACAGACCGCTTCTCCGGTTCGTTCATTACCTCCGGTGATCTCGGTAACTCCGGACAGCCCCGACGTCCTCCATCCGTTGCTGGAGTCCTCGGAGACGAGGCCCCAGCGCGCAACAATAACTTACTCGGAGATCGAGCCCGAGCGTCCTTCGCGTCCGTCATCGCCCTTGACTCAGTCTCGTCCATCATCACCGCAGCAGCAACAGTTTATAGCATTTACGTCGTCCCAAATTCCCCCGCAGTTCTTCGCTCTGGCATCACCGAGCGTCGACGAGCCCAGCGTCCTTGACATGACCAACCAGTTGGTTCGTGCGCTCAGACAAGCGGGCAAGCGCGCGATGAGACACTTTGTCAACTACATGGTCTCGAGAGTCAGCCGCGAGGAGTCCGAGGCCAAGATCAGAGAAATAGAGCTCGCAATCTGCGCCCTCTTGCTCATTATCGCCGGACTCATAATAGTTTGCTTCGCAGGTCCTCGCACCGTCAACCACCATCATCACTGGGATTACTTTAATCCTCCgcgaatgtaatttttatttctccatcccatattttactaattataaattttaaattattgattattattataattattattcctaggataattatgttttttaaatacgACGTTAAAAATCCGTTTAtatattactatttaaaaaaatatattatatataatatattgaGGTATATTTGTACTACAATTGTTGAATCAGTGTGATCTGTTGATACTTATGTTTAATAAAGTCCAAGTTATTGAACAAttgctatttattatttatatttattttttaaatattttaatcgaTACTGATCCTTAATGATTATCTATATTActaaaagaattattattccttgcattattattattatttggtaTTATTAGAggcttgacctggagttgtgccttttcaagatttcatatcagtctcaccaatagtcaccaatttatgatgataagtatttaggctgcattcgaaaatgctctatatctaaatacataattacgaaatgaccttgtatcttatgaactattgacatttttaaagatataagctcatcccgatgttacactcatcaagagctttcatttgagtacccgcatcaatttttcatatattttatatatttatatatattatatataagtatatatgataaatatatatgaaaatgcatgtgggtactcaaatgaaag comes from Cotesia glomerata isolate CgM1 unplaced genomic scaffold, MPM_Cglom_v2.3 scaffold_125, whole genome shotgun sequence and encodes:
- the LOC123273712 gene encoding F-actin-monooxygenase MICAL3 isoform X2 (The sequence of the model RefSeq protein was modified relative to this genomic sequence to represent the inferred CDS: added 176 bases not found in genome assembly), producing MENEKGRTSRASSTSSLGREVRCGCQYFKSDSLLPERRAMMMLSRPSSRASAKTQPGMCEHEYEPVGAGMSPKTSGPAPVVRILDTDIVPVGDSDDSIDVGGRFSPGVGLVGDVVLPLDGRIEDNAMESRELGSGDLSGAEEPETAQQLQDRLEERFFSAATPATESRTDGEINTSQVDSSVMEELPLRRGARGLPQKIRTQAGKLRTRLKNINRPTFTLPMHDRRHKSSPKIHSDRSKSDKSKSRSSDKSSTLERASKASSTDKRTRMERIRASLPDRPRFSLDKSRFSLPDRPKFNFSQRKFHLPERPKINLPRIPSRSSFRMPSLPGRRRAPTLAEQQRQYSNESNAGSRKNIFDFSTVPRLFDRKSKARDYTTSSPKESRASSSGATESATLPRAKKPKASFGSRWTQRFTDIKFADDDEDPPASIDREKPWQQAALEKPRLSLRGQESLEGSEPPAWEESEEHRKTQEFYRCQFRVPSAEREEEPELELEEGELEQEKTKQPHRHKHQEVMQKIMSRGGKIFRGDSEDSYEPPQIDPRLYGDQNIALEDSGGSKERDLYRVAFQPVDPRDYKKEHARDREKIEASLELDPGEQEEEEIDEEELEEEQEEEEEEEEEIEVEEEIEENIEQSSELEEDVSARSDREQQASSGSSCDRRRRGVIEEIDSDEFFLRAKGISQDDMHVGRYLTSEIRDALRTSEQLPKPPPQRPQRTRSMRKRESIESYDVPPTRPKRRSQESDFDPRILDNDDSFSESRHRIVYHAESAPLDLNKEEEPLDDIVVVKPMRRKSRTSRSSSRVPSDPIKEFCPELPIPPAVPKRRKRHVHDKEIHFRVNGIDSCNGHDMNISVDTADEAKPRPKSEPIKPSRVPSHETISITSKVDEEEYIEPAPIPPKRHSRSRTTSIIQDDDRTSREADSIPDLGYDIEEMQLDEPPGYAVIEKREKPPRPPPPRKKRKDKFATLPRSNGAPVRPIRNYSTLRPRSRTPSVGSKTPLEDDVTPYVEIESDEEHKNLLSGEVLNKMASRPLPAPPRPPRSRKDKTKVEAEFGGDLTEAYASTQTDPLPDDMVIEEEITQAKLVVAPSNSGSQIMVSMERIPSPAYFRGVTAISHERIPSPQEFYTRSSAISEPDIRGSRITPERDPEPKSLHRVPDVPPLPQAKEDNVSYLRSKSPSVTREIIPERPESRVVGLEELEERLSAFLTNETLKIASLEVADLKVDRLSVSSLEAHKIAASEIDAVVVSATEIANTSEEDHTMHPSLLEELIAIKAQLEMVSNQVQESHEKDKEPHSDFSRTESTLKDYKFTIDSGVEADHLQLDSVSKTTEARAIFSTQGVERPPSSVSSSESKPKEPEKPKRAKDLEKIKEKEKEIEIERSGSNSPVRMCVRQTASPVRSLPPVISVTPDSPDVLHPLLESSETRPQRATITYSEIEPERPSRPSSPLTQSRPSSPQQQQFIAFTSSQIPPQFFALASPSVDEPSVLDMTNQLVRALRQAGKRAMRHFVNYMVSRVSREESEAKIREIELAICALLLIIAGLIIVCFAGPRTVNHHHHWDYFNPPRM
- the LOC123273712 gene encoding F-actin-monooxygenase MICAL3 isoform X1 (The sequence of the model RefSeq protein was modified relative to this genomic sequence to represent the inferred CDS: added 176 bases not found in genome assembly); this translates as MENEKGRTSRASSTSSLGREVRCGCQYFKSDSLLPERRAMMMLSRPSSRASAKTQPGMCEHEYEPVGAGMSPKTSGPAPVVRILDTDIVPVGDSDDSIDVGGRFSPGVGLVGDVVLPLDGRIEDNAMESRELGSGDLSGAEEPETAQQLQDRLEERFFSAATPATESRTDGEINTSQVDSSVMEELPLRRGARGLPQKIRTQAGKLRTRLKNINRPTFTLPMHDRRHKSSPKIHSDRSKSDKSKSRSSDKSSTLERASKASSTDKRTRMERIRASLPDRPRFSLDKSRFSLPDRPKFNFSQRKFHLPERPKINLPRIPSRSSFRMPSLPGRRRAPTLAEQQRQYSNESNAGSRKNIFDFSTVPRLFDRKSKARDYTTSSPKESRASSSGATESATLPRAKKPKASFGSRWTQRFTDIKFADDDEDPPASIDREKPWQQAALEKPRLSLRGQESLEGSEPPAWEESEEHRKTQEFYRCQFRVPSAEREEEPELELEEGELEQEKTKQPHRHKHQEVMQKIMSRGGKIFRGDSEDSYEPPQIDPRLYGDQNIALEDSGGSKERDLYRVAFQPVDPRDYKKEHARDREKIEASLELDPGEQEEEEIDEEELEEEQEEEEEEEEEIEVEEEIEENIEQSSELEEDVSARSDREQQASSGSSCDRRRRGVIEEIDSDEFFLRAKGISQDDMHVGRYLTSEIRDALRTSEQLPKPPPQRPQRTRSMRKRESIESYDVPPTRPKRRSQESDFDPRILDNDDSFSESRHRIVYHAESAPLDLNKEEEPLDDIVVVKPMRRKSRTSRSSSRVPSDPIKEFCPELPIPPAVPKRRKRHVHDKEIHFRVNGIDSCNGHDMNISVDTADEAKPRPKSEPIKPSRVPSHETISITSKVDEEEYIEPAPIPPKRHSRSRTTSIIQDDDRTSREADSIPDLGYDIEEMQLDEPPGYAVIEKREKPPRPPPPRKKRKDKFATLPRSNGAPVRPIRNYSTLRPRSRTPSVGSKTPLEDDVTPYVEIESDEEHKNLLSGEVLNKMASRPLPAPPRPPRSRKDKTKVEAEFGGDLTEAYASTQTDPLPDDMVIEEEITQAKLVVAPSNSGSQIMVSMERIPSPAYFRGVTAISHERIPSPQEFYTRSSAISEPDIRGSRITPERDPEPKSLHRVPDVPPLPQAKEDNVSYLRSKSPSVTREIIPERPESRVVGLEELEERLSAFLTNETLKIASLEVADLKVDRLSVSSLEAHKIAASEIDAVVVSATEIANTSEEDHTMHPSLLEELIAIKAQLEMVSNQVQESHEKDKEPHSDFSRTESTLKDYKFTIDSGVEADHLQLDSVSKTTEARAIFSTQGVERPPSSVSSSESKPKEPEKPKRAKDLEKIKEKEKEKEKEKEKEIEIEIERSGSNSPVRMCVRQTASPVRSLPPVISVTPDSPDVLHPLLESSETRPQRATITYSEIEPERPSRPSSPLTQSRPSSPQQQQFIAFTSSQIPPQFFALASPSVDEPSVLDMTNQLVRALRQAGKRAMRHFVNYMVSRVSREESEAKIREIELAICALLLIIAGLIIVCFAGPRTVNHHHHWDYFNPPRM